A region of Anolis carolinensis isolate JA03-04 unplaced genomic scaffold, rAnoCar3.1.pri scaffold_7, whole genome shotgun sequence DNA encodes the following proteins:
- the tmem221 gene encoding transmembrane protein 221 translates to MVSSGQYGPRALSALSLLGTGSGLVSVLASLLLFQARPGGLALGPGSLPEASRRALLSLSAVGSALCLVLSLACLLLALLHSYCAAEGCAQPQGAQLTSHSDRFLLDSRKVRHVAVGLFCCAVSVYLAALSMYMLVLFELETGVAGACVLSSGVVVLVVTVAHVLIRASRASRCVNLPQSLYENGSAGLDVAHLNNAVVGSSSSGPEDDLYAAPRTHRTLSADSALLVAQCKPWNSVAREVKNALARKASGTGKDSTLV, encoded by the exons ATGGTCTCCTCCGGGCAGTACGGCCCTCGGGCCCTGTCCGCCCTGAGCCTTCTGGGCACGGGCTCGGGCCTGGTCTCGGTGCTGGCCTCCCTGCTGCTCTTCCAGGCCCGGCCGGGGGGTCTCGCTCTGGGGCCGGGGTCCCTCCCGGAGGCCTCCCGCCGGGCGCTTCTCTCCCTCTCGGCCGTGGGCTCCGCGCTGTGCCTGGTCCTGAGCCTGGCCTGCCTCCTCCTGGCCCTGCTCCACTCCTACTGCGCCGCAGAGGGCTGCGCACAACCCCAGGGAGCACAACTAACGTCACACAG CGACCGGTTCCTTCTGGACAGCCGGAAAGTCCGTCACGTGGCCGTGGGCCTCTTCTGCTGCGCGGTGTCCGTCTACCTGGCAG CGCTGTCCATGTACATGCTGGTGCTATTCGAGCTCGAGACGGGCGTCGCTGGGGCCTGCGTCTTGTCCTCGGGCGTCGTGGTTCTGGTGGTCACCGTCGCCCACGTCCTGATCCGGGCCTCCCGGGCATCCCGGTGTGTAAACCTCCCGCAAAGTTTGTACGAAAACGGCTCCGCCGGCCTCGATGTGGCCCACCTGAACAACGCCGTGGTGGGTAGCTCGTCCAGCGGTCCCGAGGATGACCTCTACGCCGCCCCCCGGACACACCGGACCCTCTCGGCGGACTCGGCCCTCCTGGTGGCCCAGTGCAAGCCCTGGAACAGCGTGGCCCGGGAGGTGAAGAACGCCCTCGCACGCAAAGCCTCCGGCACCGGGAAGGACTCCACCTTGGTGTGA
- the madcam1 gene encoding mucosal addressin cell adhesion molecule 1, translating into MGLFSRERGGAVDLFKRRQQLRTFGSEGILPATERQETSGMAWLALGILLGLIWRNGGLPTPRLTIHPEAPLVERGESVRLTCSMDCPGGKVQWEGLDTDLGNVVSNGSHSVLTVAKASVHVDGEKRCAGQCRKRSYQAKVDLRVYAFPDTLQVESLTSGEAARLVCSMSHVYPPGGLTLSWFRGSRRLASAPEEEEEMGGSPEQLFLYRSVLEVPTPAEGTSYTCRATLEVGQQVFSKEKVANVSLRGEATQGPPIVTSTLETVRTTLGLPPDPSTTEISLVATTYGLPHTTTTPTVTSKTDSPGSTVSSRPLSRMVETWSTSPEPETRGDPTTAQDSAGPEVTTRPSPTGDGGLTTVGVHLSREADHCQPIVQLSPSQGTVGASLTISCHLAGCRDGGGVQWAETPLPSSYYRVEEAEGRSTLTVERVGAEHQGVYRCVARTSPKRVATARVVVSDAPVSPDTLISVGTAGSLLGLVVTGYVSHRLCRKRGL; encoded by the exons ATGGGATTGTTTTCCCGAGAACGAGGCGGCGCCGTGGATTTATTTAAGAGGCGACAGCAACTCCGTACCTTTGGCTCAGAAGGAATTCTGCCGGCGACGGAAAGACAAGAGACGTCGGGAATGGCGTGGCTCGCACTCGGGATCCTGCTCGGGCTGATTTGGCGCAACGGCG GTCTCCCGACGCCCAGGCTGACCATCCACCCCGAGGCGCCGCTGGTGGAGCGCGGGGAGTCCGTCCGGCTGACCTGCTCCATGGACTGCCCCGGCGGCAAAGTCCAGTGGGAAGGCCTGGACACCGACCTGGGCAACGTGGTCTCCAACGGCAGCCACAGCGTCCTGACCGTGGCCAAGGCCAGCGTCCACGTGGACGGAGAGAAGCGCTGCGCGGGGCAGTGCCGGAAGCGGTCCTACCAGGCCAAAGTGGACCTGCGCGTGTACG CCTTCCCGGATACTCTGCAAGTGGAATCCCTGACGTCCGGAGAGGCGGCCCGGCTGGTCTGCTCCATGAGCCACGTCTACCCGCCCGGGGGGCTGACGCTGAGCTGGTTCCGGGGGTCCCGGAGGCTGGCGTCTGCcccggaggaagaggaggagatgggGGGCTCCCCGGAGCAGCTCTTCCTCTACCGATCCGTCCTGGAAGTCCCGACGCCGGCGGAAGGCACGTCCTACACCTGCAGGGCCACCCTGGAGGTCGGGCAGCAGGTCTTCTCCAAGGAGAAGGTGGCCAACGTCAGCCTCCGAGGTGAAG CTACACAGGGACCACCCATCGTGACCTCCACCCTTGAGACAGTAAGGACAACCCTTGGGCTTCCTCCAGATCCGTCCACCACCGAGATCTCACTTGTGGCAACCACGTATGGACTTCCTCACACCACAACCACACCTACCGTAACATCGAAAACTGATAGTCCTGGTTCGACGGTGTCGAGCAGACCTCTCTCTCGCATGGTGGAGACGTGGAGTACGTCCCCAGAACCCGAGACTCGGGGTGACCCCACCACAGCCCAGGATTCGGCGGGACCCGAGGTCACCACCAGACCTTCTCCCACGGGTGACGGTGGTCTCACCACGGTTGGAGTCCATCTTTCCCGTGAAGCAGACCATTGCCAGCCGATCGTCCAGCTCAGTCCTTCTCAAGGAACCGTCGGCGCATCTCTAACCATCTCGTGCCACTTAGCCGGGTGTAGAGACGGTGGTGGAGTCCAGTGGGCGGAAACGCCGCTGCCGTCGTCTTACTACCGGGTAGAAGAAGCCGAGGGACGGTCCACCCTGACGGTCGAGAGGGTTGGCGCGGAACACCAAGGGGTCTATCGCTGCGTCGCACGGACCAGCCCGAAACGGGTGGCGACGGCCCGTGTCGTCGTGTCGGACG CTCCCGTCAGTCCGGACACTCTCATCTCCGTTGGAACGGCTGGGTCTCTCCTCGGACTGGTCGTCACCGGGTACGTGTCCCACCGCCTTTGCCGAAAGCGGGGTTTGTAG
- the tmem161a gene encoding LOW QUALITY PROTEIN: transmembrane protein 161A (The sequence of the model RefSeq protein was modified relative to this genomic sequence to represent the inferred CDS: deleted 1 base in 1 codon), which translates to MAVMGVQLVVSLLAASVMQKMAPHWSFARWLLCNGSLYRYKHPSEEELLALAGKQKPKAKRDRRLNGVTEEKPSSVPRDIDLRLESSPITAVDALVLSYFLEFQWYVDFAAYSVLVYLFTEGYYCFVDPRKEANIGILWCLLTVFFSVKTFFTVMRHYFRSKEGGERSVCLAFAFFFLLVAMLVLVVREDYLEFGLEAGLAEVSGRMEAFLREQGWEWTIPVSKLTFKLALVGACSFLGGCLTFPGLRLAQTHLDALKMTADRPAIQLLLHASFLAPVIVVFMWVKPVSRDLLLRAPMGKETVQIMSDATYDTVRLWTIVGLCVLRLSVTRTHLQAYLNLADRWVEQMKREAGRIPVLEIQRKITRIYCYVTVVTLQYLAPIILTLHCTFILKTLGGYSWGLYPEADVTPEPVSTPRPASVDGSGTDEVQATVAQITGTLGTLGSVLTPLFYRGLFSFFAWWVSACQVVATLFGLYFHRHLAAS; encoded by the exons ATG GCGGTGATGGGGGTCCAGCTGGTGGTCTCCCTCCTGGCGGCCAGCGTCATGCAGAAAATGGCTCCGCACTGGTCCTTTGCCCGGTGGCTGCTTTGCAACGGAAG TCTGTACAGATACAAGCACCCCTCCGAAGAGGAGCTCCTCGCCTTGGCGGGCAAGCAGAAGCCAAAGGCCAAGCGGGACCG GCGGCTCAATGGCGTGACGGAGGAGAAGCCATCCTCGGTGCCGCGTGACATCGACCTGCGCCTCGAGAGCAGTCCCATCACGGCCGTGGACGCTCTGG TCCTGTCCTATTTCCTGGAGTTCCAGTGGTACGTGGACTTCGCCGCCTACTCCGTCCTGGTGTACCTCTTCACCGAGGGCTACTACTGCTTCGTGGACCCGCGGAAAGAAGCCAACATCGGGATCCTGTGGTGCTTGCTGACCGTCTTCTTCTCTGT CAAAACCTTCTTCACGGTGATGCGGCACTACTTCCGCTCCAAGGAAGGCGGTGAGCGCTCCGTCTGCCTGGCCTtcgccttcttcttcctcctcgtcGCCATGCTCGTCCTCGTCGTCCGCGAGGACTACCTCGAGTTCGGCCTTGAGGCAG GGTTGGCCGAAGTCAGTGGCCGGATGGAAGCCTTCCTGCGAGAACAAGGCTGGGAGTGGAC GATCCCAGTGAGCAAGCTGACCTTCAAGCTGGCGCTGGTGGGCGCCTGTTCCTTCCTCGGCGGCTGCTTGACTTTCCCCGGACTGCGACTGGCGCAGACCCACCTGGACGCCCTGAAGATGACCGCCGACCGCCCGGCGATCCA GCTCCTCCTCCACGCCAGCTTCCTCGCGCCCGTGATCGTGGTCTTCATGTGGGTCAAGCCCGTCTCCCGGGACCTCCTCTTGCGCGCCCCGATGGGGAAGGAGACCGTCCAGAT TATGTCTGATGCCACCTATGATACGGTGCGGCTCTGGACCATTGTGGGGCTGTGCGTCCTGCGCTTAAGCGTCACTCGAACTCAC CTCCAGGCCTACCTGAACCTGGCCGATCGGTGGGTGGAGCAGATGAAGCGGGAAGCCGGGCGGATCCCCGTCCTGGAGATCCAGCGGAAG ATCACCCGAATCTACTGCTACGTGACGGTGGTCACCTTGCAGTATTTGGCTCCCATCATCCTCACTTTGCACTGCACTTTCATCCTCAAAACTCTGG GCGGATACTCCTGGGGGTTGTACCCCGAAGCCGACGTCACCCCCGAACCGGTCTCAACCCCTCGACCCGCTTCCGTGGACGGATCCGGGACGGACGAGGTCCAGGCCACGGTGGCGCAAATCACCGGGACGCTCGGCACGTTGGGGTCCGTCCTGACGCCGCTCTTCTACCGCGGACTCTTCTCGTTCTTCGCCTGGTGGGTCTCGGCCTGCCAGGTCGTCGCCACGCTCTTCGGCCTCTACTTCCACCGGCACTTGGCCGCCTCGTAA